The following proteins come from a genomic window of Denitromonas sp.:
- a CDS encoding glycosyl hydrolase: MAAPHPVLFIATRKGAWLLHGDAARQHWRLDGPHFLGQIINHLVLDPRDGRTLLAAASTGHLGPTVFRSTDLGATWQEAAQPPAFAPTADGSGRSVKHTFWLTPGTADEAGVWYAGTSPQGLFRSEDGGNRWAPFSCLNDDAQYREWMGSEQDGTPDGPKLHSIQIDPRDPAHLYIAMSSGGVHESCDGGRSFAPLLDGLAVVEGFPRDQPTFHDPHCVRLCPTHPDRLYQQNHCGIYRLDRPATTWQRIGDNMPAEVGDIGFPLVLHPRDPDTLWVFPMNGDDVWPRTSPHGRPAAYRSRDGGASWQRLDHGLPAEQAWWTVKRQAMCADAETRPGLYLGTTSGEVWGSADEGEHWACLARHLPEIYAVEIGYPQA, translated from the coding sequence ATGGCCGCCCCCCACCCCGTCCTGTTCATCGCCACCCGCAAGGGCGCCTGGCTGCTGCATGGCGACGCCGCGCGCCAGCACTGGCGGCTCGATGGCCCGCACTTTCTGGGCCAGATCATCAACCATCTGGTGCTCGACCCGCGCGACGGCCGGACCTTGCTGGCCGCCGCCTCGACCGGCCACCTCGGCCCCACCGTGTTCCGCTCCACCGATCTGGGCGCGACCTGGCAGGAAGCCGCGCAGCCGCCGGCCTTTGCCCCCACCGCCGACGGCAGCGGGCGCAGCGTCAAGCACACCTTCTGGCTGACCCCCGGCACCGCCGACGAAGCCGGCGTGTGGTATGCCGGTACCTCGCCGCAGGGGCTGTTCCGCTCCGAAGACGGCGGCAACCGCTGGGCACCGTTCTCCTGCCTCAACGACGATGCGCAATACCGCGAATGGATGGGCAGCGAACAGGACGGCACGCCGGATGGCCCCAAGCTGCACTCCATCCAGATCGACCCGCGCGACCCCGCCCACCTGTACATCGCCATGTCCAGCGGCGGTGTGCACGAGTCCTGCGACGGCGGGCGCAGCTTCGCCCCGCTGCTCGACGGACTGGCCGTGGTCGAGGGCTTCCCGCGCGACCAGCCGACCTTTCACGATCCGCACTGCGTGCGCCTGTGCCCCACACACCCCGACCGGCTCTACCAGCAGAACCACTGCGGCATCTACCGCCTCGACCGCCCGGCCACCACCTGGCAGCGCATCGGCGACAACATGCCGGCCGAGGTTGGCGACATCGGCTTCCCGCTGGTACTGCATCCGCGCGACCCGGACACGCTGTGGGTCTTCCCCATGAATGGCGACGATGTCTGGCCGCGCACCAGCCCGCACGGACGGCCCGCGGCGTATCGCAGCCGCGACGGCGGCGCCAGCTGGCAACGGCTCGACCACGGTCTGCCTGCCGAGCAGGCGTGGTGGACCGTCAAGCGCCAGGCCATGTGCGCCGATGCCGAGACTCGCCCCGGCCTGTACCTGGGCACCACCAGCGGCGAGGTGTGGGGCAGCGCCGACGAGGGCGAGCACTGGGCCTGCCTGGCCCGCCACCTGCCCGAGATCTATGCCGTCGAGATCGGCTATCCGCAGGCCTGA
- a CDS encoding MoaD/ThiS family protein: MRVLIPSPLHDYTHAPRVDARGDTLAALLDDLDRQFPGIRFRMVDEQGRIRRHMRCFVGGEQVFALSHPLDGAVEVMFVQALSGG; this comes from the coding sequence ATGCGCGTGCTGATCCCCTCGCCGCTGCACGACTACACGCATGCGCCGCGCGTCGACGCCCGGGGCGATACGCTCGCCGCGCTGCTCGACGATCTCGACCGGCAGTTCCCGGGCATCCGGTTTCGCATGGTCGACGAACAGGGGCGCATCCGCCGGCACATGCGCTGCTTTGTCGGCGGCGAGCAGGTGTTCGCGCTGTCGCACCCGCTCGACGGCGCGGTGGAGGTGATGTTCGTACAGGCGCTCAGCGGCGGCTGA
- a CDS encoding EAL and HDOD domain-containing protein, translating into MGWLQRWLGRSGPDAAHGAAPPTLPERPDAAPPVAPDDTAEAPPLAVEVPPGVDPAAVGVLVWEAVLGERGQSVGYRFFLSDAATLKVRGGARVRRFLDAMLVSQVAAVSPTWRQHRQIFLRLDAEALDPAALARLGGAGVTLIVHVDATAAAATEAMLAQLQALRALSFRLLFEVADDSPWLASLATLADGLAVRIGSASPAHIEQTVAGLRLRYPGLLWCALDVPTQDDLALTRKIGCTLSTGAFVSERGAYLGGRFSPDGLRVASLLSKLRQGAEIREMAGVLKQDVALSYRLLRYVNAAAWGLTTPISSIEQAMLMLGRRPLYRWLMLLLLAGAPKAALSEVRGEATLVRARFMELLGQGLSVSQRDELFVLGMLSLLDTVLQVPATRVLDTLPMSDTIRAALRDEATDSPYAPYLALARAWDAGDSTAVATACARLEMTVDTARRLHLQAFEWVLENGQ; encoded by the coding sequence GTGGGCTGGCTTCAACGATGGCTGGGGCGTAGCGGGCCGGATGCGGCGCATGGCGCCGCGCCGCCGACGTTGCCTGAGCGACCGGATGCGGCACCGCCCGTGGCGCCGGACGATACCGCCGAGGCGCCGCCGCTGGCGGTCGAGGTGCCGCCCGGCGTCGACCCCGCGGCGGTTGGCGTGCTGGTGTGGGAGGCGGTGCTCGGCGAGCGCGGCCAGTCGGTCGGCTACCGCTTCTTCCTCTCCGATGCTGCCACCCTCAAGGTGCGCGGCGGTGCCCGGGTACGGCGCTTTCTGGATGCCATGCTGGTCAGCCAGGTGGCCGCCGTGTCGCCGACCTGGCGCCAGCACCGGCAGATCTTCCTGCGGCTCGATGCCGAGGCGCTCGACCCGGCGGCGCTGGCGCGGTTGGGTGGCGCCGGGGTGACGCTGATCGTGCATGTCGACGCCACCGCGGCGGCGGCGACCGAGGCCATGCTGGCGCAGCTGCAGGCGCTACGTGCGCTCAGCTTCCGCCTGCTGTTCGAGGTGGCCGACGATTCCCCCTGGCTGGCCTCGCTGGCAACGCTGGCCGATGGCCTGGCGGTGCGCATCGGGTCGGCCTCGCCCGCGCACATCGAACAGACCGTCGCCGGCCTGCGCCTGCGCTACCCCGGGCTGCTCTGGTGCGCACTCGATGTGCCGACCCAGGATGACCTGGCGCTGACCCGGAAGATCGGCTGCACCCTGAGCACCGGCGCCTTCGTCAGCGAGCGCGGCGCCTACCTCGGCGGCCGCTTCTCGCCCGATGGCCTGCGCGTGGCGTCCTTGCTCAGCAAGCTGCGCCAGGGTGCGGAGATCCGTGAAATGGCCGGCGTGCTCAAGCAGGACGTGGCCTTGTCCTACCGGCTGCTGCGCTATGTGAATGCCGCCGCCTGGGGGCTGACCACGCCGATCAGCTCGATCGAGCAGGCCATGCTCATGCTCGGCCGGCGGCCGCTGTACCGCTGGCTGATGCTCCTGCTGCTGGCCGGCGCCCCGAAGGCGGCGCTGAGCGAGGTGCGCGGCGAGGCGACGCTGGTGCGTGCCCGGTTCATGGAACTGCTCGGACAGGGGTTGAGCGTGTCGCAGCGCGACGAGTTGTTCGTGCTCGGCATGTTGTCGCTGCTCGATACCGTGCTGCAAGTGCCCGCCACGCGGGTGCTCGACACCCTGCCGATGAGCGACACCATCCGCGCCGCCTTGCGCGACGAAGCGACCGACAGCCCCTATGCCCCCTATCTGGCACTGGCGCGGGCCTGGGATGCGGGCGACAGCACGGCCGTGGCGACCGCCTGCGCCCGCCTCGAGATGACCGTCGACACGGCCCGACGCCTGCACCTGCAGGCCTTCGAGTGGGTGCTCGAGAACGGGCAGTAA
- a CDS encoding STAS/SEC14 domain-containing protein, producing the protein MGHTVFLSDCGRFVVCRVHDDITIERARQFTEDTVAFGKRHQITLFLYDVRGVRNIETVFRNYQFANEDMARMNVDRAGSVAVVTDPDDHSHDFVETAIRNAGYDVRLFCDHDAALCWLLARRDPALGAQQ; encoded by the coding sequence ATGGGTCACACCGTCTTTCTATCCGACTGCGGCCGCTTCGTCGTCTGCCGCGTGCATGACGACATCACCATCGAGCGCGCCCGCCAGTTCACCGAAGACACCGTTGCCTTCGGCAAGCGACACCAGATCACCCTGTTTCTGTACGACGTCCGCGGCGTGCGCAACATCGAAACGGTGTTCCGCAACTACCAGTTCGCCAACGAGGACATGGCCCGCATGAACGTTGACCGCGCCGGCAGCGTCGCCGTGGTGACCGACCCGGATGACCACTCGCACGACTTCGTCGAAACCGCGATACGCAACGCCGGCTACGACGTGCGCCTGTTCTGCGACCATGACGCCGCCCTGTGCTGGCTGCTGGCGCGCCGTGACCCCGCACTGGGCGCCCAGCAATAG
- a CDS encoding DUF6969 family protein produces the protein MSSTLRLDHFLPDLAGVPRARRMQMQAAAREIAECYRVLRKGGLNVVGEVLRGGGEFVEMDHYPADDVFDGDSHAQYYYHAHRGVDAEHGHFHTFVRAGGIPDGRQPLTVPHASEARPGGGDAICHLVAVSMDGWGYPSGLFTTNRWVTDESWYAAEDAIAILPRFEIDHAFPSWPTNRWLSAMLRLYGPQIEGLLRHRDAVMAECQAERPDEDVYEDRRIDVIGYLPIAVDTFAEALTDSLR, from the coding sequence ATGTCTTCGACGCTTCGACTGGACCACTTCCTGCCGGATCTGGCGGGCGTGCCGCGCGCCCGGCGCATGCAGATGCAGGCGGCCGCCCGCGAGATTGCGGAGTGCTACCGGGTGTTGCGCAAGGGCGGCCTGAACGTGGTGGGCGAGGTGTTGCGCGGCGGCGGCGAATTCGTCGAGATGGACCACTACCCCGCCGATGATGTCTTCGACGGTGACAGCCACGCCCAGTACTACTACCACGCCCACCGCGGTGTGGACGCCGAACACGGGCATTTCCATACCTTTGTGCGCGCCGGCGGCATTCCGGATGGCCGCCAGCCCCTGACGGTGCCGCATGCCAGCGAGGCCCGCCCCGGCGGCGGCGACGCAATCTGCCACCTGGTGGCGGTGTCGATGGATGGTTGGGGCTATCCGTCGGGGCTGTTCACCACCAATCGCTGGGTAACCGACGAGTCCTGGTATGCCGCCGAGGACGCCATCGCCATCCTGCCGCGCTTCGAGATTGACCATGCCTTTCCGTCGTGGCCGACCAACCGCTGGCTCAGCGCCATGCTGCGGCTCTACGGGCCGCAGATCGAAGGCCTGCTGCGCCATCGCGATGCGGTGATGGCCGAATGCCAGGCCGAACGGCCGGACGAGGATGTGTACGAGGACCGGCGCATCGACGTGATCGGCTACCTGCCGATCGCCGTCGATACCTTCGCCGAGGCACTGACCGATTCGCTGCGCTGA
- a CDS encoding VCBS repeat-containing protein has protein sequence MPCRAPKWLLALAALACQVPAHALELTLEPVARALRVDAPVTRPDQLPHSTVTVGRGPIRAAWLAAPTDRYAHAVLGDGLEAAQLRIESANGQTHVATLPATRVFEDLVPRLVALDGAGDDAVMVVESEAGAGAALTLWRFDGVALVRHAASDLIGQPNRWLNPLGAGDFDGDGQLDLAAVLTPHLGGVLTLYHITPPRLIPFARTGDVSTHRLGSTALGLGQVVRVGDRDALLVPDQHHRRLQLLRWDGQWQRLASVALPARIDGALQADGTDRWRLPLDDGRQFRLRLVRDRRM, from the coding sequence ATGCCGTGTCGCGCACCGAAGTGGCTGCTCGCCCTGGCCGCCCTGGCCTGCCAGGTGCCGGCCCACGCGCTTGAGCTGACCCTGGAGCCCGTGGCGCGCGCGCTGCGGGTGGATGCGCCGGTCACGCGCCCCGATCAGCTGCCGCACAGCACCGTCACGGTGGGTCGCGGGCCTATCCGCGCGGCCTGGCTGGCAGCGCCGACCGATCGTTACGCTCATGCCGTGCTCGGCGACGGGCTCGAAGCGGCGCAGCTGCGGATCGAGTCGGCAAACGGCCAGACCCATGTGGCCACCCTGCCCGCGACACGGGTGTTCGAGGACCTCGTGCCGCGCCTCGTGGCGCTGGACGGCGCAGGCGACGATGCGGTGATGGTGGTCGAGAGCGAGGCGGGTGCGGGCGCCGCGCTCACCCTGTGGCGCTTCGATGGCGTCGCGCTGGTGCGCCATGCCGCCAGCGACCTCATCGGTCAGCCCAATCGCTGGCTCAATCCCCTCGGGGCGGGGGACTTTGACGGTGACGGGCAGCTGGATCTGGCCGCCGTGCTCACCCCGCACCTCGGCGGCGTGCTGACGCTCTACCACATCACTCCGCCGCGACTGATCCCCTTCGCCCGCACGGGCGATGTCAGCACCCACCGCCTCGGCAGCACGGCGCTCGGCCTGGGGCAGGTGGTGCGCGTGGGCGACCGCGACGCCTTGCTGGTGCCCGACCAGCACCATCGACGCCTGCAGCTGTTGCGCTGGGACGGTCAGTGGCAGAGGCTGGCGAGCGTGGCGTTGCCGGCGCGGATCGACGGCGCCCTGCAGGCCGATGGCACCGACCGTTGGCGCCTGCCCCTGGATGATGGTCGCCAGTTCAGGCTGCGGCTGGTCCGCGACCGGCGGATGTAA
- a CDS encoding multidrug effflux MFS transporter, which translates to MPSKSGTPGAAPGLGVAILLTTLVALGPLSTDFYLPSLPAMTVALGTDVAHTQLTLSVFLGGFAVGQLFYGPLSDRFGRRPLMLAGLAIFLLASIACALAPNIETLIAARFVQAIGACAGPVLGRTVVRDLYGPRDSARMLSYISAAMALAPLLGPVFGGWLSVAFSWRATFVFLVIYSALQYVATWRVLAESNHLPDPTAIAPRRILANYTTLLRDPTYRGVLLCNGLAYAGMFAFISGAPFVFINLFGFSPQTMGLAFGLMVSGFITGTMSSGRLASRHGPDVILTAGVAVGSAGGIVMLALALTGWQHPAAIMVPMWLVTCGIGFIMPNATAIALAPWPTMAGAAASLMGFSQMALAALFGIFVGHSFVDSTVPMAAAISAGMGGSLLSYLWWVRPASRRV; encoded by the coding sequence ATGCCGAGTAAGTCCGGCACGCCGGGCGCCGCGCCCGGCCTGGGCGTGGCCATCCTGCTGACCACGCTGGTGGCGCTCGGTCCGCTGTCGACCGACTTCTACCTGCCCTCGCTGCCGGCCATGACCGTCGCGCTGGGCACCGACGTGGCCCACACCCAGCTGACGTTATCGGTGTTTCTCGGCGGCTTCGCGGTCGGCCAGTTGTTCTATGGCCCGCTGTCCGACCGCTTCGGTCGCCGCCCGCTGATGCTCGCCGGGCTGGCCATCTTCCTCCTCGCCAGCATCGCCTGCGCGCTGGCGCCGAATATCGAGACACTGATCGCCGCCCGCTTCGTGCAGGCCATCGGTGCCTGCGCCGGCCCGGTGCTGGGGCGCACGGTGGTGCGCGACCTCTACGGGCCGCGGGATTCGGCGCGCATGCTCTCGTACATCTCGGCCGCCATGGCGCTGGCGCCGCTGCTCGGGCCGGTGTTTGGTGGCTGGCTGTCGGTGGCCTTCAGCTGGCGGGCCACCTTCGTGTTTCTGGTCATCTACTCCGCGCTGCAGTATGTGGCGACCTGGCGGGTGCTGGCCGAGAGCAACCATCTGCCCGACCCCACCGCCATCGCGCCGCGGCGCATCCTGGCCAACTACACCACGCTGCTGCGCGACCCCACCTACCGCGGCGTGCTGCTGTGCAACGGGCTGGCCTATGCCGGCATGTTCGCCTTCATCTCCGGTGCGCCCTTCGTGTTCATCAACCTGTTCGGCTTCAGCCCGCAGACCATGGGCCTGGCCTTCGGGTTGATGGTGTCGGGCTTCATCACCGGCACCATGTCGTCCGGCCGGCTGGCCTCGCGCCACGGGCCGGACGTGATCCTCACCGCCGGCGTGGCCGTGGGCAGCGCCGGCGGTATCGTGATGCTGGCCTTGGCGCTGACCGGCTGGCAGCATCCGGCCGCCATCATGGTGCCGATGTGGCTGGTGACCTGCGGCATCGGCTTCATCATGCCCAATGCCACGGCCATCGCGCTGGCGCCGTGGCCGACCATGGCCGGCGCTGCCGCCTCGCTGATGGGCTTTTCGCAGATGGCGCTGGCGGCGCTGTTTGGTATCTTTGTCGGGCACAGCTTTGTCGATTCCACCGTGCCCATGGCGGCGGCCATCTCGGCCGGCATGGGCGGTTCGCTGCTCAGTTATCTGTGGTGGGTGCGCCCGGCCAGCCGACGCGTCTGA
- the maiA gene encoding maleylacetoacetate isomerase: MKLYTYFRSSAAYRVRIALNLKGLPWEAAAVHLARDGGEQHSAAYRAVNPAELVPTLEDRGATLTQSLAIIEYLDELRPQPALLPANLLARARVRAIAQAIACDIHPINNLRVLQYLTGTLGVSEDQKLAWYRHWVDTGLAAVEAMLADHPDTGQFCHGDTPGLADCCLVPQVYNARRFNCRLDHVPTVMRIVDACEGLPAFQAAAPGAQADAE; encoded by the coding sequence ATGAAGCTGTATACCTATTTCCGCTCCTCGGCCGCCTACCGGGTGAGGATCGCGCTCAATCTCAAGGGCCTGCCTTGGGAGGCCGCGGCGGTGCATCTGGCCCGCGACGGTGGCGAGCAACATTCGGCGGCCTATCGCGCGGTGAATCCCGCCGAACTGGTGCCCACGCTCGAAGACCGCGGCGCCACGCTCACCCAGTCGCTGGCGATCATCGAATACCTCGACGAGCTCCGCCCCCAGCCGGCGCTGCTGCCGGCCAACCTGCTCGCCCGCGCGCGGGTGCGCGCCATCGCCCAGGCCATCGCCTGCGACATCCACCCGATCAACAACCTGCGGGTGCTGCAGTACCTGACCGGCACGCTGGGCGTGAGCGAAGACCAGAAGCTGGCCTGGTATCGCCACTGGGTCGATACCGGCCTGGCGGCGGTCGAGGCCATGCTGGCCGATCACCCCGATACCGGCCAGTTCTGCCACGGCGACACCCCGGGCCTGGCCGATTGCTGCCTGGTGCCGCAGGTGTACAACGCGCGGCGCTTCAACTGCCGGCTCGACCATGTGCCAACGGTGATGCGCATCGTCGACGCCTGCGAAGGCCTGCCGGCCTTCCAGGCCGCCGCCCCCGGCGCCCAGGCGGATGCCGAGTAA
- a CDS encoding TRAP transporter large permease — protein sequence MTSVEIGFAIGAFTLVLLALRVHIGMAMLLGGSIGYTLVSGWDPLMSYFKHLAYGRFSVYDLSVVPLFLLMGNIASKGGLSRRLFEATNAFLGHYPGGVAMSAIGACAGFGAICGSSLATAATMGQVALPELRRCHYSPSLATGALAAGGTLGILIPPSVVLVIYAILAEQNVAALFMAALIPGLIAMFGYMLVVTLYARFVPGSGPASAPLPWRLRLRALGRVWPILAVFITVIGGIYGGIFTPTEAAAVGTFATTALAVASREMRWREFVAAVLGAAEATAMIFLILLGADVLNAFLALSQMPVAIAEWVLASGYPPMAVLFAMILAYLVLGCVMDSLSMILLTIPVFLPIIMGLDYWGLGYSDKAIWFGILALMVVEIGLITPPVGMNVFIINSLAKDIPMKETFRGVLPFLASDLLRIVLIAFFPGIALWLVHLLGG from the coding sequence ATGACGAGCGTGGAGATCGGCTTCGCCATTGGCGCCTTCACCCTGGTGCTGCTGGCCCTGCGCGTGCACATCGGCATGGCCATGCTGCTCGGCGGCTCCATCGGCTACACCCTGGTGTCCGGCTGGGACCCGCTGATGAGTTACTTCAAGCACCTGGCCTACGGGCGCTTCTCGGTATATGACCTGTCGGTGGTGCCGCTGTTCTTGCTGATGGGTAACATCGCCTCCAAGGGCGGCCTGTCGCGCCGGCTGTTCGAGGCCACCAATGCCTTCCTCGGCCACTACCCGGGCGGGGTGGCGATGAGCGCCATCGGCGCCTGCGCCGGCTTTGGCGCCATCTGCGGCTCCTCGCTGGCCACCGCCGCCACCATGGGCCAGGTCGCGCTGCCCGAGCTGCGCCGCTGCCACTACTCGCCCTCGCTGGCCACTGGCGCACTGGCCGCCGGCGGCACGCTGGGCATTCTGATTCCGCCCTCGGTGGTGCTGGTGATCTACGCCATCCTCGCCGAGCAGAACGTGGCTGCGCTGTTCATGGCCGCGCTCATCCCCGGCCTGATCGCCATGTTCGGCTACATGCTGGTGGTGACGCTGTATGCCCGCTTCGTGCCCGGCAGCGGGCCGGCCTCGGCGCCGCTGCCGTGGCGCCTGCGCCTGCGGGCGCTGGGCCGGGTGTGGCCGATCCTGGCGGTGTTTATCACCGTCATCGGCGGCATCTACGGCGGCATCTTCACGCCCACCGAAGCGGCGGCCGTGGGCACCTTTGCCACCACCGCGCTGGCCGTGGCCTCGCGCGAGATGCGCTGGCGCGAGTTTGTCGCGGCGGTGCTCGGCGCGGCCGAGGCGACGGCGATGATCTTCCTGATCCTGCTCGGCGCCGATGTGCTCAACGCCTTCCTGGCGCTGTCGCAGATGCCGGTAGCCATTGCCGAGTGGGTGCTGGCCAGTGGCTACCCGCCCATGGCCGTGCTGTTCGCCATGATCCTCGCCTACCTGGTGCTCGGCTGCGTGATGGACAGCCTGTCGATGATCCTGCTCACCATCCCGGTCTTCCTGCCCATCATCATGGGGCTGGATTACTGGGGCCTGGGCTACAGCGACAAGGCGATCTGGTTTGGCATCCTGGCGCTGATGGTGGTCGAGATCGGCCTGATCACCCCGCCGGTGGGCATGAACGTGTTCATCATCAACTCGCTGGCCAAGGACATCCCGATGAAGGAGACCTTCCGCGGCGTGCTGCCTTTCCTCGCCTCGGACCTGCTGCGCATCGTGCTGATCGCCTTCTTCCCCGGCATCGCCCTGTGGCTGGTGCATCTGCTCGGCGGTTGA
- a CDS encoding TRAP transporter small permease, with protein sequence MAEALPRSGDAPDPRPRDPVGRFLYNWSMLSAIGGSLTLFAICGVSVYSVVGRWLTDEPVLGDVELVQMGCALAVAAFLPWAQMKNAHVIVDFFTHTASPAVRRVLDRIAALILTVLAFVISWRSFVGAWEAYETGETTMLLGWPLWWSYTTLGPGFFLLGLTAAYTAWKGTLHSEGGME encoded by the coding sequence ATGGCTGAAGCACTCCCCCGATCCGGCGACGCGCCGGATCCGCGTCCGCGCGACCCTGTCGGACGCTTCCTCTACAACTGGTCGATGCTCTCCGCCATTGGCGGCAGCCTGACCCTGTTCGCCATCTGCGGCGTGTCGGTCTATAGCGTGGTCGGCCGCTGGCTGACCGACGAGCCGGTGCTCGGCGATGTCGAGCTGGTGCAGATGGGCTGCGCCCTGGCCGTGGCCGCCTTCCTGCCCTGGGCGCAGATGAAGAACGCCCATGTGATCGTCGACTTCTTCACCCACACCGCCTCGCCGGCCGTGCGCCGCGTGCTCGACCGCATTGCCGCGCTCATCCTCACCGTGCTGGCCTTCGTCATCTCCTGGCGCAGCTTCGTCGGCGCCTGGGAGGCGTACGAGACCGGCGAGACCACCATGCTGCTCGGCTGGCCGCTGTGGTGGTCCTACACCACGCTCGGCCCGGGCTTCTTCCTGCTTGGCCTGACCGCCGCCTACACCGCCTGGAAAGGCACACTGCACAGCGAAGGGGGCATGGAATGA
- a CDS encoding TRAP transporter substrate-binding protein: MKKTLITAAVALLGSTAAMADEPIILKVAHFWPPTAMSQQKVLEPWCAKIEQESAGRMKCQIYPAMQLGGTPPQLIQQVQDGVADIVWTLPGYTAGRYPSMEVFELPFMTNRAEPASRAAWHYYEQFGLEDFAKVKPLAFHVHDEGYVHNNKRPITQLSDFRGLKMRAPTRLTNKMIAAFGATPVAMPLPAVAEAVSKGVVDGYVLPWEVIPAVKLHEMTKYHSETDKSLPSLYTALFIVAMNPAKYDSLPDDLKKVIDANSGADFSAAIGKAWDVSAPPAREKAVERGNEFAMISADELAKWRKVTDKLAASWVKEMDGKGYQGQAMLDGARALIQKANAQ, translated from the coding sequence ATGAAAAAGACCCTGATCACCGCTGCCGTGGCCCTGCTCGGCAGCACCGCCGCGATGGCCGACGAGCCGATCATCCTCAAGGTGGCGCACTTCTGGCCGCCCACCGCCATGAGCCAGCAGAAGGTGCTCGAGCCCTGGTGCGCCAAGATCGAGCAGGAATCGGCCGGCCGCATGAAGTGCCAGATCTACCCCGCCATGCAGCTGGGCGGCACGCCGCCGCAGCTGATCCAGCAAGTGCAGGACGGCGTGGCCGACATCGTGTGGACCCTGCCGGGCTACACCGCCGGCCGCTACCCGTCGATGGAAGTCTTCGAGCTGCCCTTCATGACCAACCGCGCCGAGCCGGCCAGCCGTGCCGCCTGGCACTACTACGAGCAGTTTGGTCTGGAAGACTTCGCCAAGGTCAAGCCGCTGGCCTTCCATGTGCATGACGAAGGCTATGTGCACAACAACAAGCGCCCGATCACCCAGTTGAGTGACTTCCGCGGCCTCAAGATGCGCGCGCCGACCCGCCTGACCAACAAGATGATCGCCGCCTTCGGCGCCACCCCGGTGGCCATGCCGCTGCCGGCCGTGGCCGAGGCGGTGTCGAAAGGCGTGGTCGATGGCTATGTGCTGCCCTGGGAGGTGATCCCGGCGGTCAAGCTGCACGAGATGACCAAGTATCACTCCGAAACCGACAAGTCGCTGCCCTCGCTGTACACCGCGCTGTTCATCGTGGCCATGAACCCGGCCAAGTACGACAGCCTGCCGGACGATCTGAAGAAGGTGATCGATGCCAACTCCGGCGCCGACTTCTCGGCCGCGATCGGTAAGGCCTGGGATGTGTCGGCCCCGCCGGCCCGCGAGAAGGCGGTCGAGCGTGGCAACGAATTCGCCATGATTTCGGCCGACGAACTGGCCAAGTGGCGCAAGGTCACCGACAAGCTGGCCGCCTCCTGGGTCAAGGAAATGGATGGCAAGGGCTACCAGGGCCAGGCCATGCTCGACGGCGCCAGGGCGCTGATCCAGAAAGCCAACGCACAATAA
- a CDS encoding fumarylacetoacetate hydrolase family protein: protein MKLATLKAGGRDGTLVVVNRDLTLCQRVPEVAATLQQALDNWDDTAPQLAAVYEALNNGAARHAEPFDAAACHSPLPRAYQWADGSAYINHVELVRKARGAELPASFYTDPLMYQGGSDSFIGPRDTVVADPAWGIDFEAEVTVVTGDVPMGATPAQAAAAIRLVMLVNDVSLRNLIPNELAKGFGFFQSKPASAFSPVAVTPDELGDAWQGAKVHLPLLVELNGKPFGKPNAGVDMTFDFGQLVAHVAKTRELEAGSIIGSGTVSNKQGGLWGSSIDNGGVGYCCLAEVRMYETIEQGKPVTAFMQPGDRVRIEMKDAAGNSIFGDIDNTVVAPKAS, encoded by the coding sequence GTGAAACTCGCAACCCTCAAGGCGGGCGGACGCGACGGTACGCTGGTGGTGGTCAATCGTGACCTCACCCTGTGCCAGCGCGTGCCCGAGGTGGCTGCCACCTTGCAGCAGGCGCTGGATAACTGGGACGACACCGCGCCGCAACTGGCGGCGGTGTACGAGGCGCTCAACAACGGCGCGGCGCGCCACGCTGAGCCCTTTGATGCAGCGGCCTGCCATTCGCCGCTGCCGCGTGCCTACCAGTGGGCCGACGGCTCGGCCTACATCAACCATGTGGAACTGGTGCGCAAGGCGCGGGGGGCGGAGCTGCCCGCGTCCTTCTACACCGACCCGCTGATGTATCAGGGCGGCTCCGACAGCTTCATCGGCCCGCGCGATACGGTGGTGGCCGATCCGGCCTGGGGTATCGACTTCGAGGCCGAAGTCACCGTGGTGACCGGCGATGTGCCGATGGGCGCGACGCCGGCCCAGGCCGCCGCGGCGATCCGGCTGGTGATGCTGGTCAATGATGTGTCGCTACGCAATCTGATTCCCAACGAACTGGCCAAGGGCTTCGGCTTCTTCCAGTCCAAGCCGGCCTCGGCCTTCAGCCCGGTGGCGGTCACGCCCGACGAGTTGGGCGATGCCTGGCAGGGCGCCAAAGTGCATCTGCCGCTGCTGGTCGAACTCAACGGCAAGCCTTTCGGCAAGCCCAACGCCGGGGTCGACATGACCTTCGACTTCGGCCAGCTGGTGGCCCATGTGGCCAAGACGCGCGAGCTCGAAGCCGGCTCGATCATCGGTTCCGGCACGGTCTCCAACAAGCAGGGCGGCCTGTGGGGTTCGAGCATCGACAACGGCGGCGTGGGCTATTGCTGCCTGGCCGAAGTGCGCATGTACGAGACCATCGAGCAGGGCAAGCCGGTGACGGCCTTCATGCAGCCCGGCGACCGGGTGCGCATCGAGATGAAAGACGCCGCCGGCAACAGCATTTTCGGCGATATCGATAACACCGTCGTGGCGCCCAAGGCGTCGTAA